A portion of the Platichthys flesus chromosome 7, fPlaFle2.1, whole genome shotgun sequence genome contains these proteins:
- the si:dkey-70p6.1 gene encoding uncharacterized protein si:dkey-70p6.1 isoform X2, producing MASMQDGLNFTAPPYGKVLLLGAIAAASAFVVTILIVVLCVGCQRKGKTHNVPSEGGKHRLMDMGILRQSKLRSISKSDTEMNKMNCNGKSRAGQTDTPAPPAVPANTPAPPDPDGDVEGGLPENESQVMTPPHPPEAAEYACVRKLRKADKAPQKRDSGTDMAEPPVPPPRHPPPSHPAPPPPHPHSTKLPRRNVEAFSVPSFPKEVMFMGNGEQYIWKPPEDEELLLLQNKALGQLGAQTLENIQPSAAAVAEMYSKVCKTGKKKRAVPGSPPANPGFRTLGRGDRDGGFSVVVKPQTWAPLEGKAIGGPLDDHCYESIGTEEFEPSYENIEGGGAWKRERPPNTCATLRPRRKKAQQPLQQQQPPPPPPTQQNPKLQHLPAKALLLPGENLYESIGDLKQGSANSSTTTIFTFNDGMEMYVTGL from the exons ATGGCCTCCATGCAGGACGGGCTGAACTTCACGGCTCCTCCCTACGGCAAGGTCCTGCTGCTGGGTGCTATCGCTGCTGCCTCAGCCTTTGTTGTTACCATCCTCATCGTGGTGCTCTGCGTGGGCTGCCAGAG GAAGGGGAAGACACACAATGTCCCCAGCGAAGGTGGAAAACACCGTCTCATGGACATG GGTATACTCAGACAGTCCAAGCTGCGCTCCATCAGTAAATCTGACACAGAGATGAACAAGATGAACTGCAATGGCAAAA GCAGGGCCGGACAGACGGACACTCCGGCCCCTCCGGCCGTTCCCGCCAACACCCCTGCGCCCCCAGACCCGGACGGCGACGTGGAAGGAGGGCTGCCTGAAAACGAGTCCCAGGTCATGACTCCACCTCACCCTCCAGAGGCGGCCGAGTACGCCTGCGTCAGGAAGCTGAGGAAGGCCGACAAGGCGCCTCAAAAGAGGGACAGTGGGACAGACATGGCTGAGCCGCCGGTGCCGCCTCCGCGACACCCCCCACCGTCACATCCTGCCCCTCCTCCGCCGCACCCTCACAGCACAAAGCTGCCCCGCAGAAACGTGGAGGCCTTCAGCGTCCCATCATTCCCAAAG gaagtgatgtttaTGGGAAACGGCGAGCAGTACATCTGGAAGCCTCCCGAGGACgaggagctgctcctgctgcagaataAAGCCCTGGGCCAGTTGGGGGCTCAGACGCTGGAGAATATACAACCGTCTGCTGCCGCG GTGGCTGAGATGTACTCCAAGGTTTGCAAaacaggaaagaagaagagagccGTGCCGGGGTCTCCTCCAGCCAATCCCGGCTTCCGGACCTTGGGTCGCGGTGATCGGGATGGGGGGTTTAGTGTGGTGGTCAAACCCCAGACCTGGGCCCCCCTGGAGGGCAAAGCCATCGGAGGGCCCCTCGACGACCACTGCTACGAGTCCATCGGGACCGAGGAGTTCGAACCATCCTATGAGAACATAGAAGGTGGAGGTGCCTGGAAGCGGGAGCGACCCCCCAACACGTGCGCCACCCTGCGGCCGAGgaggaagaaagcccagcagcccttgcagcagcagcagcccccgCCACCTCCGCCCACGCAGCAGAACCCCAAGCTGCAGCACCTGCCTGCCAAAGCCCTGCTGCTGCCGGGGGAGAACCTGTACGAGAGCATCGGCGACCTGAAGCAAGGCTCCGCCAactccagcaccaccaccatTTTCACCTTCAACGACGGCATGGAGATGTATGTAACGGGGCTCTGA
- the si:dkey-70p6.1 gene encoding uncharacterized protein si:dkey-70p6.1 isoform X1, protein MASMQDGLNFTAPPYGKVLLLGAIAAASAFVVTILIVVLCVGCQRKGKTHNVPSEGGKHRLMDMGILRQSKLRSISKSDTEMNKMNCNGKSRKLPQIPSGTGEDGEHTYSEVGGRSSTTRTDDALYAMVGRAGQTDTPAPPAVPANTPAPPDPDGDVEGGLPENESQVMTPPHPPEAAEYACVRKLRKADKAPQKRDSGTDMAEPPVPPPRHPPPSHPAPPPPHPHSTKLPRRNVEAFSVPSFPKEVMFMGNGEQYIWKPPEDEELLLLQNKALGQLGAQTLENIQPSAAAVAEMYSKVCKTGKKKRAVPGSPPANPGFRTLGRGDRDGGFSVVVKPQTWAPLEGKAIGGPLDDHCYESIGTEEFEPSYENIEGGGAWKRERPPNTCATLRPRRKKAQQPLQQQQPPPPPPTQQNPKLQHLPAKALLLPGENLYESIGDLKQGSANSSTTTIFTFNDGMEMYVTGL, encoded by the exons ATGGCCTCCATGCAGGACGGGCTGAACTTCACGGCTCCTCCCTACGGCAAGGTCCTGCTGCTGGGTGCTATCGCTGCTGCCTCAGCCTTTGTTGTTACCATCCTCATCGTGGTGCTCTGCGTGGGCTGCCAGAG GAAGGGGAAGACACACAATGTCCCCAGCGAAGGTGGAAAACACCGTCTCATGGACATG GGTATACTCAGACAGTCCAAGCTGCGCTCCATCAGTAAATCTGACACAGAGATGAACAAGATGAACTGCAATGGCAAAA GCAGGAAGCTTCCCCAGATCCCTTCTGGGACTGGAGAAGACGGAGAGCACACTTACTCTGAGGTGGGCGGGCGCTCTTCCACCACACGTACTGACGATGCCCTCTACGCCATGGTAGGCAGGGCCGGACAGACGGACACTCCGGCCCCTCCGGCCGTTCCCGCCAACACCCCTGCGCCCCCAGACCCGGACGGCGACGTGGAAGGAGGGCTGCCTGAAAACGAGTCCCAGGTCATGACTCCACCTCACCCTCCAGAGGCGGCCGAGTACGCCTGCGTCAGGAAGCTGAGGAAGGCCGACAAGGCGCCTCAAAAGAGGGACAGTGGGACAGACATGGCTGAGCCGCCGGTGCCGCCTCCGCGACACCCCCCACCGTCACATCCTGCCCCTCCTCCGCCGCACCCTCACAGCACAAAGCTGCCCCGCAGAAACGTGGAGGCCTTCAGCGTCCCATCATTCCCAAAG gaagtgatgtttaTGGGAAACGGCGAGCAGTACATCTGGAAGCCTCCCGAGGACgaggagctgctcctgctgcagaataAAGCCCTGGGCCAGTTGGGGGCTCAGACGCTGGAGAATATACAACCGTCTGCTGCCGCG GTGGCTGAGATGTACTCCAAGGTTTGCAAaacaggaaagaagaagagagccGTGCCGGGGTCTCCTCCAGCCAATCCCGGCTTCCGGACCTTGGGTCGCGGTGATCGGGATGGGGGGTTTAGTGTGGTGGTCAAACCCCAGACCTGGGCCCCCCTGGAGGGCAAAGCCATCGGAGGGCCCCTCGACGACCACTGCTACGAGTCCATCGGGACCGAGGAGTTCGAACCATCCTATGAGAACATAGAAGGTGGAGGTGCCTGGAAGCGGGAGCGACCCCCCAACACGTGCGCCACCCTGCGGCCGAGgaggaagaaagcccagcagcccttgcagcagcagcagcccccgCCACCTCCGCCCACGCAGCAGAACCCCAAGCTGCAGCACCTGCCTGCCAAAGCCCTGCTGCTGCCGGGGGAGAACCTGTACGAGAGCATCGGCGACCTGAAGCAAGGCTCCGCCAactccagcaccaccaccatTTTCACCTTCAACGACGGCATGGAGATGTATGTAACGGGGCTCTGA